TGGGCGCATACGCCGACCGCAGGTGGTCCAGCAGGTCCGGCGCGACCATGAAGAGCGCCGGAGTCCCTGCCTCGACGGCCCGGTGCGTCACCGCCGCCGCCAGGTGCGTCTTCCCGCACCCGCTCGGCCCCGCGAACACCAGCCACCCCGTCGGCGACTCCGCAAAAGCCTTGGCGGCCTCGACGGCCGCGCTGAACAGCCGCCGGTCGTCCGGGTCCTCGCTGCGCCCTTCCTCGTCCAGCGTGTCGAAGGTGAAGCGCGCCAGCACCCCGAGGTTGCTGTACCGCAGCAGCCGTTCACGGCGCTCCTGCGCGCCCTCCTGCTCCCAGCACGAGCACGGGTCGATGGAGCCCCATCGAGGGTGCCCAAAGGGCACGTCGACGCGCACCCACCTTGTGTCGTTGCACAAGGGGCAGACAGGCGCCTCTTCCTCCTCCGGGCTATCGTACGGGGCGCCGGACGATCTCGCTTGCTCGAACCGCGCCAGCACGTCCCCCAGCCGCTCCATCTCCTCGGCCATCATCCCTCCACCGCCGCAGCACAACCTCCACGTAACGCAGGCTGCGGGCGTTATTCACAACCGCCTCCGCAATCGCCTCGGCTATCCACTCCGGCGGGAATTCAGTCTCCATGTCCTTCAGCCGCTCGGCCGCCATCGGCGTGATGCCCCCGATGTTCTCCTCGTACAATTTGAACAGGTTGGGGCGGGGAGCAGCCTCAGGGGCGGGAGCGGGATCCCACGGCCCGACGCCGTCGTCGCGCCAGCCGCCCCGCCAACCGGCCCCCGCCGCCACCGCGCGCCGGTTCGCCGCAGTGTCAAGACAGTACCCCGCCCCAGCACGCAGCAGCGCCCCGGCCTCCACCGCCTCCGCCAGCGCACGCTCCGTGACGACGTCGTCGCCGCCCAGGCCGAGCACCGGGTCCGCCGCCAGCTCCGCCGCCGTCACAATCGAGGGCCTCCCCCGACTCGTAGGAGCCGACTGCTTCCGGTGCAGCACGAAGACGGCCCGCAGCGCGCACCTCAGTGACGTCACATCCGTCACCCGCTCCAGCAGCGGCCCGAAGAGCGCCGCCGGCACCGGCACCACGTCTGGCGACCGCGCCGCCATCACGAGGGCTCCGGGCGGTCCGTCAGGCTCACAAACTTCGCCAGCCTGCTCTCGAACCGCAGATGCAGGGAACCCAGCGCTCCGTGCCGGTGCTTGGAGATGATCAGCTCCGCGATGTCCCGGGGGTACGGCTTGTCCACGAACCGGGATTCCCACTCCTCCTGCGTGAAGTTCATGTCCTCCCGGTAGATGAACATGACCACGTCGGCGTCCTGCTCGATGCTCCCGCTCTCACGCAGGTCCGAGAGCTGCGGCCGGTGCGAGGGCCGGTTCTCCACCGCCCGGCTGAGCTGCGACAGCGCCAGCACCGGCACGTTCAGGTCCCGCGCCAGCGCCTTCAGCGAGCGTGAGATCTCGCTCACCTCCTGCACGCGGTTGGTGTTGCCCCGCGTGTCCGTCCCCTGCATCAGCTGCAGGTAGTCGACGATGATCAGGTCGACGTTCCGCTCCAGGTGCAGCCGCCGCGCCTTGCTGCGCAGGTCCATGACCGTCAGCATCGGCGTGTCGTCGATGTAGATGGGCAGGTCCGAGAGCACACCGGTGGAGTCGACGATGCGCTGCTCCTGCTGCTCCGAGTACAGATGCTGCCGCAGCCGGTAGCTGTCGACGCCGGACTCCGCCGCCAGCAGCCGCTGCCCCAGTTGGTCGCGGCTCATCTCCACGCTGAAGATCGCCGACGTCGCCCCGTAGCGCGCCGCGTTCCGCGCGACGCTCAGCGCCATCGCCGTCTTGCCGAGGCCCGGCCGCGCCGCCAGCACCAGCAGGTCGGAGCGCTGCAGCCCGCCAAGGATCTGGTCGAGGTCCGAGAACCCCGTCGGCACCGGCGCCGAGCTCAACCCCAGCGGCCCGGACGTGATGCGCGCCGATTCCTCCAGGTACCGGTCCAGCACCTCCCGGATGTGGACGAAGTCCCGGCCCGCGCCCGCGCCTCGCAGCCGGAACAGCAGGTCCTCCGCCCGGGTCAGCGTCTCGTCTACGTCCGAGCCGTTCTCGTAGCCGAGGCTCGCGATGCCCGACGCCGCGTGGATAAGCTGACGCATGACGCTTGTGCGCCGCACGATCTGCGCGTAATACTCGACGTTGACGGACGTCGGCACCGTGGCCGAGAGCTGGCTCAGGTACTCGTACCCGCCCGCCTCCTCCAGCCGGCTGAGCCGCGCCCTTTCGTGCCCCAGCGTCGCCAGGTCGATCGCCTCCGGCCGCTGCGAGAGCTCCAGCGCAGCCTCGTAGCACCACCGGTTCCGCTCGCGGTAGAAGTCCGCGGGCCGCAGCACCGGCGTCACCTGGTGGATGGCGTCGCCGTCGATCAGCAGCGCCCCGATGACCGCCTCTTCCGCCTCTATGTCGTGGGGGAGAATCCGTTCCGCGTACACCATTGCTCTATCCATTGCGAACATATATGCTATACTACACCATGCACACAAGTCCGCTGAAGGTGACGTGAGAAAGGACAAGGATAAGGGGGCAAGGCCGTCCATTCCAGCATGCGAAATGCAAGTTTTGAGCAGTCTCCTCGCCTGGCAACCGAGGTGTTCTACACAAAGCAAACGGGCCCACATTGGGGCCCGTTCTAATGCTCGATTCGCGGTCCGTTTTACTCGGGCTTGTCCTCTACTTCTGCTTCCTCAGCCGCGTCCTCCGCCTCGGCTTCTTCCGCCTCTTCCTCCGCAGCGTCCTCAGCCTCAGCCTCGTCCTCCGAGACCTCGTCGACCGTCTCCGCGTCCTCGTCGGCGCCCTCTTCGCCCTCAGCCTCCGGCACGGCGGCAAAATACCGCCCCGACGCGTCCTCGACCACCACCGTCACCG
This portion of the Chloroflexota bacterium genome encodes:
- a CDS encoding DnaD domain protein produces the protein MAARSPDVVPVPAALFGPLLERVTDVTSLRCALRAVFVLHRKQSAPTSRGRPSIVTAAELAADPVLGLGGDDVVTERALAEAVEAGALLRAGAGYCLDTAANRRAVAAGAGWRGGWRDDGVGPWDPAPAPEAAPRPNLFKLYEENIGGITPMAAERLKDMETEFPPEWIAEAIAEAVVNNARSLRYVEVVLRRWRDDGRGDGAAGGRAGAVRASEIVRRPVR
- the dnaB gene encoding replicative DNA helicase, which codes for MDRAMVYAERILPHDIEAEEAVIGALLIDGDAIHQVTPVLRPADFYRERNRWCYEAALELSQRPEAIDLATLGHERARLSRLEEAGGYEYLSQLSATVPTSVNVEYYAQIVRRTSVMRQLIHAASGIASLGYENGSDVDETLTRAEDLLFRLRGAGAGRDFVHIREVLDRYLEESARITSGPLGLSSAPVPTGFSDLDQILGGLQRSDLLVLAARPGLGKTAMALSVARNAARYGATSAIFSVEMSRDQLGQRLLAAESGVDSYRLRQHLYSEQQEQRIVDSTGVLSDLPIYIDDTPMLTVMDLRSKARRLHLERNVDLIIVDYLQLMQGTDTRGNTNRVQEVSEISRSLKALARDLNVPVLALSQLSRAVENRPSHRPQLSDLRESGSIEQDADVVMFIYREDMNFTQEEWESRFVDKPYPRDIAELIISKHRHGALGSLHLRFESRLAKFVSLTDRPEPS